The region CAAGGGACCAGGGCttgggcaggggggctggaggtCCCCGCTGTGCCACGTGTGTATGGAGCCCCCTGCTTGCCTCGCTTTGTCTGTTTGTTGCCCAGtgtccctggagctgctgcttctcccaaGCCTGTCAGGCTGGAAACACTACAGCAGAGGTATTGCCCTGTAGGCAAGGTGCgacccccccttctcctttcccccagcccatggcagggtcaCTACAGGAGCCAGGGCTGCCATCTGTGTGCCTAGGCTGGGGCCAAAGCAAAGATCCTCCCTCCCCACATGGGTGTTTAAGCTGTGTAAATATTTGGAGAAGAGACACTCATTGCTGCTGCTCGTGTAGTGTCATCACttgggggacaaggggggcGGGTAGAAGAAGGGTGATAGGACCTGGCCCTTCCAGCCTTCACATCTGAGCTTCCTGCTGTCACCTCTTCCGGCTCCCCATCATGGAGCACCCCCTACTCCCTCCCTCTGGCACAACAAAGCAAGGGAATCCACAGCTCAGAGGCTCTGCATAGGCATAGAATGGTGGGGGGTGAAAAGGGATCTCAAAGCTCAGccctggcagggacacctcccactggatcagagggcCCCATGAAACCTAgtgttgaacacctccagggaggagcagccaccactgctcaaGGCAGCCTGGAAACCTTGCcgagaaaacatttcctcctaaaGTGTCATCttaatctcctctctttcaggtgaaaaccattccccctcatcctattcctgccttccctgatcaaagatcccctccccagctttcatgaaGCCCTTTTTCAGGGctggaaggtgctctaaggtctccctccagccttctcttttccaggctgaagaaccctcATTCTCAGAGCCTgcccttgtatgggaggtgctccagccctcagatcatctccatggagTCCTCTGGCCCGAGGAGACCAAGTAGGGTCTCAGAAGAGCAgtgtagagggggagaatctcCTCCCTCAACCTCTGGCCACGCTTACTTTGGTGCAGTCTTGCATTCAGGATAAGATTTCCACACCTcactccctccttcccccaagAAGCCACTGCCAGAATGGAAggtaaagaatattttattaacaGCTCCACatgccttttttcctcccccctctcccacccccttCAGTTAAGATtactcttttttatgtacacagtACTCCCCTGCCAGAGAGCACCCCGCTATTTACAGGCTATTTACAGTGGCAGGGCTAGCAGCTCTTCAGCGTCTCCTCCAGCTTGAGCATGTCCATGGGGGTGACTTTGGCAACCTCGAAGAAGACCCTGGAAAGAAAGTTGCTGGCTTAGAGCTCAGCCACACCTCCGATACCCATGCACCAGCTCCCTGCAGCACCCAAGGGTGCGTGCCAGTGGTGCCACTCTATGCAGAGGTGTAGGCATAAGGCGAAGGCCCATGATGCTCACCTGTGTGAGTACTTGGTGCGCACAGCCTTGAGCTTATCATGGGGCTGGTATGTGAGCAGAAAATTCAGCCTCTTCACCAAGGGATGCAGGTCCTGGGCACAGTAACCACTGTAGTACTCCAGTGTAGGTGTCTGCAAAGGGACAGTGAGGCTGAACTAGGTTCTCTCCCTGGCCATACAGCTGTTGTCttccctctccagcccctcacacTGGTCTGTCCACTCCTGCACCCTTTGGTTGGGCAAGCACTTACCCAGCCACCAAGGTTCTTCATGGTGAGggccagcagcaggcagctggcAGCCAGCTTGGAGGGGCTCTCCCGGGCATAGTCGTACTCCTGCAGGGTCATCTCACAGAGGAAGCGGGCCAGGGTCAGTGTCTCCATGGAAGCACGGGCACACTGCAGccagggagaaagggaaggggcTCAGACTTTTGAGCAACACTGCTCCTCCCTGTCCCAAACGTTTTTGGGGCCTGGGGTGCTGTCCCTGGGTCACAGGACAGAGatcccaccccccccagcctGCCACAGACCAGCATCCTCACCCCTCAACACTGGCCCCACTCTCCTTACTGCAAGCTGGGAGCCCAGGGCCTCGGGGATACACATTGCCACCCCAAGGGGTGCCTGGAGGCACACTGACACCAGCCCGTCTTCCTGCTGCACCCACCTTAGCAAAGCGTCGCAGGAACCGGTAGGGTATGGGGATGTTGATGTCAAacttgagggtggtgaggatgCTTATCTCCATAGCAATGAGCTCTTCCCGCTTGTAGGCATCATCGCAGATGTAGAGGAAGTCATCCACACATGGTGGGTACCGCTCCTGTCAAGGCACAACTGCTCAGCATCCTGACCGGGCATCATGCTCAGGAAATCCTACCGGTCTGCAGGCCCTGTAAGGACTTGACCTGTCAGACACTGAAAGGACTGTTACCACATCCCATGGGGCTCACATGTTGTCTATACTGCCTCAGCCCTAAATTCAAGCCTTGCTTGCATGAGGTGAACTCAGGTGTCCTGGtgctctctgcagagcagggaagagacAGGTCTCCAGCAACACCAGGAGGCAAGATCCAGCCCACATGAAGGCAGATcacatataatcatagaatgctttgggtcgGGACACTTACGGGTCATCTAGTGCAACCTccttgcaggagcagggacatcatTAATTGGACTGTGTTGCTTAGAGCCCTTTCCAACTTGAccctgaatatttccagggatgcggccttcactgcctccctgggcaacctgggccaaccATTATTTCACCATTCTCATTGTAAAAGTTTTCCTTATATGTGCTTTAAATCTCCCCTACTCAAGTTTAAACTTGTTACTCCTTGTCAAGTCACAACaagccttgctaaaaagtctgtcccttTCTCTACTAGAAGACCTTTCAGTATTGATGCTGCTCTGTGGTCctcccaaagccttctcttctccaggctgaataaccccaaccaTCACCCAGTAGCTCTCGGGGCAGTGGGCTGGCACCATGTGGACCTGACCTTCTCCAGTAACCCATGGACAACAGAGAGACACAGCCCCTTctgtcccagcaccccaagacaGCACAGCATGCAAGGAGTCACCTCAAATTTGGAGGCGATGAGGATGGCAGTGCAGCCGATGAGCTGCAGTTTGTCCCTCATGCTCACCACCTCCACCAGGTAGTGGTCCACCAGCTTCACAGCCAGATATAGTGTCTCATGGTTCAGTTCAAAGTTTTCCTGCAAGGATAAGGATAGGGGTAAGCAGGTGGTGTCAGGCAGGAGGTAGGCCAGAGGTGCCCACAGGGTCAGGCTTAGAGGGAGGGATACAGGCTCATGCCTAAGCTGAGGAGGGGGAAGATCAGCTCTGCACTGGGGATGCTCACaggagcctctgccagcaccctGAGTTCCCACACACCAAACGCAGGGTGagtgctgctctgcagaaagcCAGGTCACCTCCCCCATGCCCATGTACCTGCACCTCCACCATCCAGTCCACCAGGATGGCACGCATGTCCCCGCTGATGTCTGACTGCTTCTCCATGTAGTTGGGAAGTATGAATTTCTCCTGCCGAAGTACCAGCTGTCAGGGACTCACCAGACACTGCCACCCCTTAAATGagccctctcctgccccatgCAGGCCCTTGCTGGGGTCTCAGAGCCTCTGAGCACTGGGTGGCCCTACCCAGGGCTGCCACCCCCTGGCCAGTCAGTACTCACCTCTCTTTCCCGCATGTATTCAAAGATATCCTTGGCATACTCTGCATTGGCATAGGGGTCACCCAGCTGCTCCTTGTCTATGTCCTCCACAGCTGGTACCTGGTGGGATGAAGAATGCAGTGGTATGGGGGAGGCCccaagctctgcagctgctggtcaTCTCTTCATGCCAAGGCTGCTGCATCTTAGTACCTCCTTCCTCATCTGCCTCCATTACCCTGCAGTCCCTATCCCACTTCCCATTCTTTCCCATGGGAGATCTTTTGATGAACGAAGGTCAGAGGGGGTTTactccctcctccagctccttatCAAACTGGCCAGAGTGCCTCTGAGGTGCTAAGCTCTGCCTGGTGCTATTGTATtaccagcagcagcaacagaccAGCACCATCAGGATGAGACTAGGGGCCAGTCTGCATCTCATGGTCCCTGCCCTCTCCTCAGAGGGCTTTGGTACCTGTTCAGGCACTGGTTTCTCTGGTGTAGGATCCTCCTTGGGCTCTGCAGGAGCTTCTGTCGGGGGGGTTTTCTTCAATGACCTGGACAGGATGAGACTAAATCATTGCTGGGAAGGGGCCACATTTCCTGGCTGAAAGGTGTTCTCTAGAGCCCCTTGCTGCTTCAGGAAGGGGCTAACCCACCTCTAAAATCCCCCCCACAAAGACTCAGAATCAtttagggtggaaaagacctaacactgccaactccaacACTAAGCCATGGCCCTAAGCACCATGtccacctatcttttaaatccctatagggacagtgactccaccacttccctaggcatcCTAGGTCAGTGTTTGGCAACCATTTTGGTAGGTTTTGTCTATTCTACACCTCCCCAGCACAAACTGAGGCTGTTTTATCTACTGTCTGCTCATGGTCTCCTCCGTTACCCATATGAATCCCCCACCATTGCTTGTTCTTCCCCTTGGGACAGGCTTGGATATGCAGTCTCTGCAGCATCCTCCTTGCCCCACCCCTTGGCTACTCACTTTTTCGGGTTGATCTCATTGTTCTTGGCCACCCCCTGGGACGCGTGGGCCTTCTGTGGTACCACTTTCACAGCCTCCTTCTTCCCCGCCACCACCTGGTTCTTGTGAGCCTGTTTGGGGGAGAGCAGGGTTATACAGAGGGGTGCCCTACAGGGAGACCTCCTCCTAATAGAGCAGAGGACACCCCTCACATCTGTGAGGGGCTCACAAGGGTCACCAaagcccctgccccacagaagCACTCACATTGGTGAGGTCCCCAAATGCTGACCTCTTCTTGGGCCCGCCCTGGGGCGAGGACAGTGACCTCTTGGCCTGGCAGCTCTCCTCCTGCAAGAGAAGCTATTAGAGGCTGGGGGAGCATCGGCCCCACCAGAGACCCCCACAACGCTTGCCCAGCTTAGGGCTCACCTTCTCAGGGTTGATATTCTCTGCAGCAGGGATGGCCTTGCCTGCTCGGGGCTGCTTGGTGCTCAGCACCCTGGTGTTGCGTGACAACGGCATCCTCTCCCGTGGTTCCTACAAGCAAAGCAGGGCTTGATGTTGGCAGCTGCCCTTGCCAAGGGACATCCCCAGTGGCCGAGGGCAGGGCATGCTTGTCCCACCAGTGTGTGATTtgggcaggaggagcagaccCCAGGGTGGGTGCTGGCCCAGTGAGGAACACAAGAAAGGGCTGGTGTGCTCCTTCTAAAGGAGTGGGGGACACAGACCCCAACGACCCCCCCTAAATGCTCTGCTGGGGGCATGGAGGAGGGGCAGATTCCAGCTCCCTGCATGCTGCCAGCACCCAGTGAGAGTGGGAGGGCTAGGGGAGGGTCCCCAGTGAGGAAAGGGTCATGgggacccccagcacccagcaaaAGGAGGGGGCAGCACTcagcaaaaaaaagggggggcagCACCCTGCAACAAAAGGGGGGGGGGTAGCACCCTGCAAATAAAAGGGGGGGGGTAGCACCCTGCAAATAAAAGGGGGGGGGTAGCACCCTGCAAataaaaggagggggggggtaGCACCCTGCAacaaaaggagggggggggtaGCACCCTGCAAAAACTTCCCAGGGAGAGCAGGGGTGAGCCCCTCAGGAGCCTATCTCCGCGACTCCCCCGTAGATCCCGGGTCCCGCTCACCCCCCGCACCCCGATCCCCGCAGCGCTCCCCGCTCACCCCGCCGTGCCGGCTCCGGCTCTTTTGAAAGTAGCAGTTGGGCAGCGCCGGGCCGGCACTGGCCGAGCCGCCGGCCAATCagagcgcggggcggggcgggcggcggccaATGGGCGGGCGCGCGGCCGCGCCGTTGCTAAGGGGCGGGGCGGCAGGGTTTAAAATTCAGCTGCCGCGGCCAATGGGAAGGGCGGGCGGGGTCGGCGATTGGTGCGAGCGGCCGCCGTTTAACTCCGGGGGCAGCTCCGGGGGGCGGGGGGTCATGGAACGGCTGGAGTGGGAAGGGTCCTCATCGCCCAtgcagtcccacccctgccacgggcagggacacctcccactgcatcaggggctccaagccccatccaacctggccctgaacccctccagggatggggcagccacccctgctctgggcaacctgggccagggcctcctcaccctcacagcaaaacatttctccctaagatctcacctcagtcacccctctttcagctcaaaaccattccctttatcctgtccctgccctccctgatccagagcccctgtccagctttcctggagcccctttcagcactggaagctgctctaaggtctccccacagccttctcttctctaggctgaacaaccccaactctcccagcttgTCCTCTATGCTCACTGTGTCACTGCTCACTTGTGGGTTTTCAGGGAACAAgttggaaagaggggaggtctTCGCCTGATATCAGCTCagggttttttctcctttggagCCTGAACCAAACTACCACAAGTTTGGTTACGCGTCAAGTGCATTGGTTGCACCCAGCCAGGCAGGGATGGTACCAGCAGCCATCAGTTCATCCCTGTTGGCCAAGGTCTGAGAGCTGCAACCTGCTGAAACAATCTCAAACTGGGGATGAGTGGGTGCTGTTTAACATGCTGGCCAGGGAGAAAGCCCCTTGTCCCAGAAAACCCTTGCAGCATGGCTGGGAAAAGATTCCATCCTTCTTGCCTCCTCCCCTgccctctgctcctgcctgctgggcccaggttgtttagcctggagaagagaaggctgacgAGTCACCTTATCAGTGtctacaactgcttgaaaggacATTGTGGAGAGGTGGATTTTGATCTCCTCACCCAAGTAATAGGACAAgggcgaatggcctcaagctgcaccagggcaggttcagatcggacattaggaaaagcttcttcatCAAAAGGGTTCTCCaccactggaacagctgccccgggaggtggttgagtccccatccctggaggtctttaaaagacagtcagatgaagtgcttagggatatgatttagtagtggacagatacggttggacttgatgacctcaaaggtcatttccaaccaaAGAGCATTCTCCGATCCTGGGCTCCTCCACCAGCTCAGTTAACCTCAGAGTGTCCCTGCTTCTCATCCTCCGCTGAgtacagaaagagagaggattGACTCCCCCAGTAAGGGGCCCACAGCCAGCCAGTGCCCCTGCCCACTGACTCATTTTCTGGAAGGAGGACTGAGGGACCAACTAACATCCATGTCACAGCTGGCAAtgacaagggtctgggggagcAGGGTGGCAGCACCTGCTGGGGAGGCAGAGGTAACCCCTacctgcagccctggggtgggAGGCACCCGCCCCGTGCCCATCACCTGAGCTCAACCGAGGAGTGCTGAACTGGGCTGGTGGGAGTGAAAGGTGGCTTTGAGGGTAGGAGCTGCTCTGCTTGTGTGGAATGTTTCTTACTGGGCAGCCCCTGACACCTTGTGTGCCATCTGAGCTGCTCCCATGGCTTTGAGGATGCTCTGACCTGATCCCCATTCCCTTGGGGACTACAGTGGCAGGTAACGTGTGGCACTTGTTGTGCAGAGATCCCTTGCCTTCTCCAGCTCTTGGGGGCTTTTAGTACTGAGACAAGCTTCAGGATGAAAGGAAACCCCTCAGTTGTGGTAAGCTCAGCAGAGCTCCCCCCAGCTGTCAGATTCCCAGTGAAACCTTCTAAGTTTCCCAAGTTCAACCCAAGGAAATCCTTTGGGATAACCCCACACCTACGTGTTGCTCTTTCTGGTGGAGCTGATGAACCCCTTGCTAGGGAAACATCCCAGTGCCAGCTTCTGAGGGGACTTAAACCTGCTGCCCACAGGCCATGCGGGCAGGATGAGTCCTTTCTCCTTGCTGATAGGTGGGGAGGCTCAAGTTGTGCAGAAAGACCTGGGGCCATTGacagccaggagctgcagaacaACTTTGCAGTGCAACATAGCCAAGAGCCAGTGTGGGTTTAGACCTGGGTCCAACAAATCTCGATACCTTCATCCCATCTTGTACCTCCTTGGCCTCTtgccctctccagccccagctctcctggagctgcAACTGCCATCTCTGGCCTGGAAGCTCTTTGAGGTTTGCTTGCTGTAGGTCTGGGATCCTTGTGGGATCCAAGTGTCTGTGTCTCCTTGCACGTGTTGAGGCAGCACATACTCCAGCCAAAAATACAAGTCAGGTGCAGAAAAGCCAGGCAGATctgggacacatcccactaccAGTGTAAACACGGTGCATATGCCTCCTCAGGCAAAAACTTCTATCCAAATCTGCCTGTGGCTCTGCGGGGGCTTGGGCAAGCTGCCTGCTCTGGGATGAGTTTGTGTCTGCCTGTTCTGCCCAGGGTTGGCTGGGGGAAGCCGGCTTTTCCAGTACCCATGGTGCTGCCATGCTGGCACTCCTTAGAGGCTCTCAGGGAGCTTGGCTCCGTTGCAGGGGCTGTGGCTTGCACCACCCATTCCAAAATCCTACTCAGTCATTGGGGGGACTGGAGTCAAAATGAGGGGAGCAAAAAGCAGACCCTGCAAGGTgaatgcaggagctgctgcagcaggagctgtgcaAGCTAACCAAGCATGGAGGCAAGCCTGTGGTCTCAGTCCTGGCCATCATCTAAGGATACTCAGGCCTGGTTTGAGGTGAGAGCCCCCCAGATTCTCCCTGGGCTCTGGCATCCCTCAGCAAAccctaaaatcatagaatcatagaatggtttgggttggaagggactttgaagatcatccagttccaacctccctgccatgggcaaggacacctcccactggatccgcttgcttcaagccccatccagcctggccttgaacacctccaaggatggggcagccaccacttctcaggCAGGATGCCAGTCCttaccccccaccccctttaGTGGAGCCCCAGCCCAAGGCTGCCGCATTGCCACAGCACTCGGCTCTGCACTGGGAGACCCCCCGCTACAGCAAGCACCAGCACCAGTCACTGAGTTAAGGGGTGCCCTGACATCCCCCACAGCCCTGTCTTGCTACATCGAGCCCAGGTACTTTGTGTGCAGTGGTGGATGGTATAAATAGCCCCCACTATGTGCTAGCTCAAGAGTTCCAGTGCCTGGAGTGTCCCCATCACGAGGGGAGCTGGGTCTCTAATTCCATACAGCCCATTGCCACAGCATCACAGAGCCCACACTGCCTTTTGGAGCTGGAGTAGCCCCCAAACCTAGCCTGTCCCCCTGGGGCTGCCAAGAAGCCCCTCTGCATGGCATCTGGGGATATTTGCTCTAGGATTGCTTACTAGACAGAGAGCCTTGGGCTTAAGAGAAGGAGCAAGGGCGGGGAAATGTTTTCATGGGATCCACACAGActgcttttcccctctttcctttccccagGCTAAAACCTTATCCTTTCCCATGCTAAAACTGGCCCAACTTGTTGCTCTCCATGGCCTAGCACCAGAAACACCAGCAGGAGGCAAGGAGCTGAACTGTACAGGGAGGACTGAGCTTTGccccttcctttttcctcctttttcactATTAATGGTAGAGGTTGGGACACTGTGTCTACGAGCTGTTGCATTTATTTACTGGAAGAACCCCCAGCAAGTGAGCCCGGGGCTCTCCTGCCAGCAAAAGCATGAAGGAAAGCACAGAGCAACACGGAGTGGGCACCCACAGGGAGGTAAGAGCCAGCGCCGTGCCAAGCTGCTGGATGCCCCAGGGTGCAGCTCTCTCGGGGATGCAAGGCCTGTGGTGTGGTAGGGCTGTGCTGGGTGATGCTTGCAATGCTGTCCCACCCGCTGTCGCCTGCATCCTCCCCTCATCCTGGCCATTGCTGcctctctgctgccagcacgATGCCCGAGTGGCAGAGGGTGTTTGCAGCACCAGGGGTGGAAGCCAGCACTCAAGAAGAGACAGGAGCAAACAGGCTGGGAAGGCTCAGAGTGGGCTCATGGTGTGCAGGCAGTTAGGTACTAAAGCCAGCCGATGCGAGCTGAGGTTAGCTTAGGGTTAGCGGCATGTTGGTGGCAAAGGAGCCAGTGGTCCCACaagccaccccacagctcctcaTCACACCCAGGGACTGTCTTACCCCTGGGTTAGAGGTTTCTAGGCTGGTGGAGCAGTGAGCTGATGGCCACGCTGGGTCTGCTGTGGCCCTACTGCCACTCACCCACTTGCCCCGAGGAGCCCAAACTCTTTGTCTCTCCAGTGCCAGATCCCAGTTTTCAGCCTTCACCCCCGACTGCTCTGTGGTCATTTTCTTCCAGTTGTTATTTGGTGGCTGATTTGATCTTGTGGATGGCATATGGGCTCGACTCCTTGGGCATCCAGATCTCATCCCCACCATGGCCATGGTGATCCGCTGCTCCTTCCATGGCTGCAGTCAGCTCAGGGCTGAAGATGCTATCGGTGGCCCGGTAGGTGTGGGTGAGGCGGCGGAAGGAGGAGTCCGAGGAGCTGTCATCAGGAAGGTCTTCGTCCTGCTCATCCCGCAGCTTGGTCCTGCTCAGCTccgagctgctccccagctctgtGTCTTTGAGAGCCTCTCCCACCTCCTGAAGGAAGGTCGTTTTGGGGCTGATGATGCACAGCAGAAGTATGAGGCCTCCTGCAACTCCGCAGAGAAAGTAGAGGCCAACTTTCTCTGGAACGCCTGGAGGgtgaagagcaaagagagacaCCAGAGTACAAACTCCCTCTGCAGCCTGCAGGGTACCAATGCCTGGAAACCCCTTTCTGCTGGATACAcgggaggaagaggaggtgagCAACGATGTCCTTAGCTCCCAGTTGCTGGGAAGGATGGACTTTGCCCTGTTGCTGGTGGAAGCACCACCCAGAGCCTCATCAGCacccagcagtgtccccagaTGCCTCTTTCCCCATAGGAAGCCCCCCTGGGATGCAGGGTAGGTCTCACCAGGGATTTAAATGAGCAATTTCCCCTGCTGAGGGAAATTTTTGCCTGCCTCCATCATTgcctccacggatggggcagaAAGAAAGGACACCCAATGGGTCATTCAGCCCATTGGAGAAGGAGGGTCTGAGGGCAGGACCACAGTGGCAACATGACCACTGACGCTGCAGGGACTCAGGGATTGTTCAGCCTCCAGGTTCCTGCCCTACATGCTCCACTCCCAAACCCAGCATGGGCACTTGATGCTCTCCTCCCTTGCGtgcctgccagcactgctggagaGGTCTCACTGTCTGTGAGACGATTCCTAGGATGAGCAGGGGCCATTGTGGGACCTAAGCCACCCTCCCAAGCCCATCCTGCTTCCCCAGGTGCTGTGTTAGAGCCAGGCAGGGCACGTACCCAAAAGGTGGGCAAAAGCGGCAAGGGAGCTAGTAAAAATCATCCGGTCTTCCCGGAGCCTGGAGAACCTGGGCCCTTTGTACCAGCCACCTGCAGCAAACAATGGGACACCAGCTGAGATGCAAGGTGCTCCTCAGCACCCTGCTGcctgcccctccctgcctccttcccAACACCACACTCCTTCCTTCCCGCACAAGTgctcctctgcctgctgggACACTCCCTTGCCCGTCCTCCTCTACCCTGCTCCCAGCAGACAGCATCTTCCTGGCCTCTCTGATATAGGCACATGGCTATATATACAGGCTGATGGGTGGCTTCAGCCCAGGCATAACgatgctgggatggagctgcgGGGTGGGTACCACGGGCACAGACAGGCCATGGAAGGGGTAGTTCACCCACGTACAGACATGATGCTGCAGAGGTTTTGGTGGAGCCTCCTCCCTACATTACCATGCATGTAGTCAGAGAGCAGGAAAGGGTCCGATGTATCAGGG is a window of Phaenicophaeus curvirostris isolate KB17595 chromosome 13, BPBGC_Pcur_1.0, whole genome shotgun sequence DNA encoding:
- the CCNB3 gene encoding G2/mitotic-specific cyclin-B3 isoform X1, whose product is MPLSRNTRVLSTKQPRAGKAIPAAENINPEKEESCQAKRSLSSPQGGPKKRSAFGDLTNAHKNQVVAGKKEAVKVVPQKAHASQGVAKNNEINPKKSLKKTPPTEAPAEPKEDPTPEKPVPEQVPAVEDIDKEQLGDPYANAEYAKDIFEYMREREEKFILPNYMEKQSDISGDMRAILVDWMVEVQENFELNHETLYLAVKLVDHYLVEVVSMRDKLQLIGCTAILIASKFEERYPPCVDDFLYICDDAYKREELIAMEISILTTLKFDINIPIPYRFLRRFAKCARASMETLTLARFLCEMTLQEYDYARESPSKLAASCLLLALTMKNLGGWTPTLEYYSGYCAQDLHPLVKRLNFLLTYQPHDKLKAVRTKYSHRVFFEVAKVTPMDMLKLEETLKSC
- the CCNB3 gene encoding G2/mitotic-specific cyclin-B3 isoform X2, coding for MPLSRNTRVLSTKQPRAGKAIPAAENINPEKEESCQAKRSLSSPQGGPKKRSAFGDLTNAHKNQVVAGKKEAVKVVPQKAHASQGVAKNNEINPKKSLKKTPPTEAPAEPKEDPTPEKPVPEQVPAVEDIDKEQLGDPYANAEYAKDIFEYMREREEKFILPNYMEKQSDISGDMRAILVDWMVEVQERYPPCVDDFLYICDDAYKREELIAMEISILTTLKFDINIPIPYRFLRRFAKCARASMETLTLARFLCEMTLQEYDYARESPSKLAASCLLLALTMKNLGGWTPTLEYYSGYCAQDLHPLVKRLNFLLTYQPHDKLKAVRTKYSHRVFFEVAKVTPMDMLKLEETLKSC